CGTGACCGCGGTGCTCGACGTCGTGGCCTCCGCACTCGCGCCGACGACGGGAGCCGCCGATGGCCGCTGACGACACCGAATTCGACGACTACGAGGGCGAGGATCACCTCGCCGAGACCCTCGCCGGCCTCGATGACGCGCTCATCGAGCAACGCGCGGCGTCGCTGCGTGCGGGCCTCGACGACTACGAGCTCGACGACGAGGATGCCGCGATCCTCGCGGGCATCACCGCGGGTGACGAGGGCGTGGAGCTGCATCCGGCCCTGCCCGTCGTCGCGATCGTCGGGCGACCCAACGTCGGCAAGTCCGCGCTCGTGAACCGCATCCTCGGCCGCCGCGAGGCGGTCGTCGAGGACACGCCGGGCGTGACCCGCGACCGCGTGTCGTACAAGGCCGAGTGGCTGGACCGGCGGTTCACGCTGGTCGACACCGGCGGGTGGGAGCCCGACGCGAAGGGGATCGACCGGTCGGTGGCCGCGCAGGCCGAGATCGCGATCGACCTGTCGGACGTCGTCCTGTTCGTCGTGGATGCCATGGTGGGCGCGACCAGCACCGACGAGCACGTCGTGAAGCTGCTGCGCCGCAGCGGCAAGCCGGTGTTCCTCGTCGCCAACAAGATCGACGACTCCCGCCAGGAGCCCGAGGCCGCGGCGCTGTGGAACCTGGGCCTGGGGGAGCCGCAGCCGGTCTCGGCCATCCACGGCCGCGGCGTCGCCGACCTCCTCGACGAGGTCATGAAGGTGCTGCCCGACGTCTCGGCGGTGGCCAAGGCCGAGGTCGGCGGGCCGCGCCGCGTCGCGATCCTCGGCCGGCCGAACGTCGGCAAGTCGTCGCTGCTGAACAAGGCGGCCGGCGAAGAGCGGGTCGTCGTCAACGACCTCGCCGGCACCACCCGGGACCCGGTGGACGAGATCGTGGAGCTCGGCGGCAAGATGTGGCGGTTCGTCGACACCGCCGGCATCCGTCGTCGCGTGCACCTGCAGCAGGGCGCCGACTTCTACGCGTCGCTGCGCACGTCCGCCGCGCTCGAGAAGGCCGAGGTTGCCGTCGTCGTGCTCGACGTGTCGCAGCCGATCAGCGTCCAGGACCTCAACATCATCGACCTCGTGCTCGAGTCTGGCCGCGCGCTCGTGCTCGCGTTCAACAAGTGGGACCGCCTGAACGACGACGACATGGAGAACATGGACCGTCGCCGCTACCTCGAGCGCGAGATCGAGCAGGACCTCGCGCACGTCGCCTGGGCGCCCCGCGTGAACATCTCGGCGCGCACCGGGCGCCACCTCGACAAGCTCGTGCCGGCGCTCGAGACGGCGCTGGCCTCGTGGGATCAGCGCATCCCGACCGGCAAGTTCAACGCGTTCCTGTCGGAGCTCGTCGCCGAGCACCCGCATCCGCTCCGCGGCGGCAAGCAGCCGCGCATCCTGTTCGGCACGCAGGCGAGCACGCGCCCGCCGACCTTCGTGCTGTTCACGACCGGGTTCCTCGACCCCGGCTACCGCCGCTTCGTGCAACGCCGCCTGCGCGAGCTGTACGGCTTCGAGGGCACGCCGATCGTGACGAACATGCGCGTGCGCGAGCGCCGCAAGCGCTGACCCCTCCCACCCCCCAGTTCCCTCCCTCTTCGCAGATCTGACGTGACGGCGCGATAGCACCCGTTCGGGCCCGGATCGGGTGCTATCGCGCGGTGACCGCTGGGGAGTGCCCGGAGTGGGCCGAGGCGGATGCTGTATGCGGTGACGTCGTCAGCGCAGGTGAGGAGCGGCGCGGCGCACCATCGCGGTGGCGTCCGGCGCGGTGAATCCGAACTCGGCGTACAGGTCGTGGGCGTCGCCGGTGAACAGGGTCCAGCGGAAGTCGCGGCCGGGACCCTCGTCGATCATGCGCGCGACGATGCGACGGCCCAGGCCCCGCCCGCGGTGGCCGGCGGCCACGAACACGTCGGCGAGGTACGCGAACGCGACGCCGTCCGAGATCGCCCGGGCGAAGCCGACGAGCTCGCCGGTGTCGCCGCGATAGGCGCCCACCACGCGCCATGCGCTGTCGAGCTGGGCCTCGAGATCGGCCCGGCTGCGCCAGCGCGCCCAGTACGCCTCGGTGGACAGGAACGCCCACACCGCGTCGCGCTGCACGCGATCGGGCGAGTCGTCGAGCTCGTACTCCATGCGCCGATTCTGCCCGGACTGGCGCGCGGCGCACGCCCCGCGGTCCGGTCCGCTCCACACCGTGTGGCCCCCGCGACACGGCCGACGCCCTGCCCGCGCCCGTCGACCGCTTCGCGAGACCCACGTCTTTCGCCGAGACCCACGTCTTTCGCCGAGACCCACGTCTTTCGCCGAGACCGCGCTCCCCGCGGAAGCGTCTCGCCGAGAACCCCGGGGCTCGCCGACAATCCAGAGTCTCGCGGCGAGCGGTTCAGCGCACGGTGAGGTGCGCGAAGCGGTCGGACGGGAGACCGTCCAGGGCGAGGCGTGCACCGGCGTCGGGCGCCTCGACGCGGGGCAGCGGGGCGCGCGCGCCGGTGCTGCGGGCGCGCTGGACGGCCCACGATGACACGCCGCGGCCGGCGAGGTCGTCGCCCAGGCGGCACAGCTCCTCGTCATCGGTCGCCGCGGGGTGGGCGGTCGTGCGGACCTCGTAGTCGAGCGGATGCCGCGTCCCGCGCCGCAGGTCGGCGCTCGCGAGCACGAGCTCGAGCGAACGCCACGCGAGCTCACCGCTGCGCGCGCGCCCGGTCACGGTCGCGTACTCGTCTGCCGTCGCCTTGATGTCGAGACCCACCCAGTCCACGAACGGCAGGATGCGAGCCAGCAGCAGGGGGAAGGCGCCGGCGGTGTGCAGACCCACGGCGAAGCCGCGGCGCCGCAGCTCCTGGATGGCCGGCAGCGTCGCGCGCTGCATCGTCGGCTCGCCGCCCGAGAGCACGACGCCGTCGATCAGGCCGCGACGCGACTCCAGGTCGGCGACGGCGTCGTCCCACGACACGCTTCCGCGGGCGCGGGGATCGATCAGGGCGGGGTTGTGGCAGTAGAAGCAGTCCCACGGACACCCCTGCAGGAACAGGGTTGCCGCGAGCCGGTCGGGCCAGTCCACCGTGGAGAAGAGGGTGATCCCCGCGATGCGCAGGTCCTCGGGGCGCGCCGGGCGGCGGCCCGCGGCATCCGACCGCTCAGACATGCGCCGGCTCCGGCTCACGGTCCAGCAGCTTGTCGGCCGAGAAGTACACGCGCTCGGCGGCCTCGCCGCGCTTGCCGATGTTGAACGACGAGACGGGGCGGAAGTAGCCCATGACGCGCGTCCACACCTCGCACTCCCGTCCGCACGCCGGGCAGGCGGCGTGGTCGCCCGAGACGTAGCCGTGCACGGGGCAGATCGAGAACGTCGGCGTGATCGTCAGGTACGGGATGCGGAAGCGCTCGAGCGACCGCCGCACGAGCGCCTTGCACGCCGCGCCCGACGGTGCGGCCTCGCCCAGGTACAAGTGCATGACGGTGCCGCCGGTGTACTTCTGCTGGAGCGACTCCTGCAGCGTCAGCGCCTCGAACGGGTCGTCGGTGAAGCCGACCGGCAGCTGCGACGAGTTCGTGTAGTACGGGTTCTCGGGGGTCCCGGCGTGGATGATCGCGTCGCCGAACCGGGCGATGTCGGTCTTGGCGAACCGGTAGGTCGCGCTCTCGGCGGGCGTCGCCTCGAGGTTGTACATGTGCCCGGAGTGCTCCTGGTACTCCACGAGCAGCTCGCGCAGGCGATCGAGCAGCCGGGTCGCGAGCGCGATTCCCTCGGGGGTCGAGACGTCGGCGCGATCGGCGGTGAAGTTCCGGACGAACTCGTTGACGCCGTTGACGCCGATCGTGGAGAAGTGGTTCTCGAGGGTTCCGAGGTACCGGCGCGTGTACGGGAACAGCCCGCCCTCGATGTGGTGCGAGATGATGGCGCGCTTGGCCTCGAGCGTGTCGCGCGCGAGGTCGGCGAGTTCCTCGAGCCGCGCCAGCGCGCCGTCCAGATCGCCCGCGTGGAGGTATCCGAGCCGTGCGCAGTTGATCGTGACGACCCCGACCGATCCGGTCTGCTCGGCCGAGCCGAACAGGCCGTTGCCGCGCTTGAGCAGCTCGGTCAGGTCGAGCTGCAGCCGGCAGCACATGGAGCGGATCATGTGCGGATCCAGCTCGGAGTTGAGGAAGTTCTGGAAGTAGGGGAGTCCGTACCGGGCCGTCATGTCGAACAGCGCATCGGCCTCGGGAGAGTCCCAGTCGAAGTCGGGCGTGATGTTGTAGGTCGGGATCGGGAAGGTGAACGCGCGCCCGTCCACGTCGCCCGCGCTCATCACGTCGATGAACGCACGGTTGATCATCCGCATCTCCTCGGCGAGGTCGCCGTACGCGAAGACGCACACGCGGCCGCCGACGAGCGGGTGC
This region of Microbacterium thalassium genomic DNA includes:
- the der gene encoding ribosome biogenesis GTPase Der: MAADDTEFDDYEGEDHLAETLAGLDDALIEQRAASLRAGLDDYELDDEDAAILAGITAGDEGVELHPALPVVAIVGRPNVGKSALVNRILGRREAVVEDTPGVTRDRVSYKAEWLDRRFTLVDTGGWEPDAKGIDRSVAAQAEIAIDLSDVVLFVVDAMVGATSTDEHVVKLLRRSGKPVFLVANKIDDSRQEPEAAALWNLGLGEPQPVSAIHGRGVADLLDEVMKVLPDVSAVAKAEVGGPRRVAILGRPNVGKSSLLNKAAGEERVVVNDLAGTTRDPVDEIVELGGKMWRFVDTAGIRRRVHLQQGADFYASLRTSAALEKAEVAVVVLDVSQPISVQDLNIIDLVLESGRALVLAFNKWDRLNDDDMENMDRRRYLEREIEQDLAHVAWAPRVNISARTGRHLDKLVPALETALASWDQRIPTGKFNAFLSELVAEHPHPLRGGKQPRILFGTQASTRPPTFVLFTTGFLDPGYRRFVQRRLRELYGFEGTPIVTNMRVRERRKR
- a CDS encoding GNAT family N-acetyltransferase, with the translated sequence MEYELDDSPDRVQRDAVWAFLSTEAYWARWRSRADLEAQLDSAWRVVGAYRGDTGELVGFARAISDGVAFAYLADVFVAAGHRGRGLGRRIVARMIDEGPGRDFRWTLFTGDAHDLYAEFGFTAPDATAMVRRAAPHLR
- a CDS encoding anaerobic ribonucleoside-triphosphate reductase activating protein encodes the protein MSERSDAAGRRPARPEDLRIAGITLFSTVDWPDRLAATLFLQGCPWDCFYCHNPALIDPRARGSVSWDDAVADLESRRGLIDGVVLSGGEPTMQRATLPAIQELRRRGFAVGLHTAGAFPLLLARILPFVDWVGLDIKATADEYATVTGRARSGELAWRSLELVLASADLRRGTRHPLDYEVRTTAHPAATDDEELCRLGDDLAGRGVSSWAVQRARSTGARAPLPRVEAPDAGARLALDGLPSDRFAHLTVR
- a CDS encoding ribonucleoside triphosphate reductase — encoded protein: MDTTVPTATAPRSIPVAATIDEYLAQSDWRVNANANQGYSLGGMILNTAGKLVANYWLDEIYPPAASPAHREGDIHIHDLDVFAGYCAGWSLRALLEQGFNGIPGRISSGPPRHLSTATGQMVNFLGTLQNEWAGAQAFSSVDTYLAPYVRVDGLEYEQVRQIMQQFVFDLNVPSRWGTQTPFTNLTFDWTCPDDLAEEHPLVGGRVCVFAYGDLAEEMRMINRAFIDVMSAGDVDGRAFTFPIPTYNITPDFDWDSPEADALFDMTARYGLPYFQNFLNSELDPHMIRSMCCRLQLDLTELLKRGNGLFGSAEQTGSVGVVTINCARLGYLHAGDLDGALARLEELADLARDTLEAKRAIISHHIEGGLFPYTRRYLGTLENHFSTIGVNGVNEFVRNFTADRADVSTPEGIALATRLLDRLRELLVEYQEHSGHMYNLEATPAESATYRFAKTDIARFGDAIIHAGTPENPYYTNSSQLPVGFTDDPFEALTLQESLQQKYTGGTVMHLYLGEAAPSGAACKALVRRSLERFRIPYLTITPTFSICPVHGYVSGDHAACPACGRECEVWTRVMGYFRPVSSFNIGKRGEAAERVYFSADKLLDREPEPAHV